A window of the Arenibacter algicola genome harbors these coding sequences:
- a CDS encoding SusC/RagA family TonB-linked outer membrane protein, giving the protein MEKKTWFSVQTEIIQRGKLKGKLLVLMFAMALSSVQAFANFRTEEPINLAEVQQTISGVVSDANGPLPGASVVVKGTTNGTQTDFDGNYTLSGVANNAVLIFSYIGFKTQEVAVNGQSTISVTLEEDASQLEEVVVVGYGTQKKSTLTGSVATVGGEALEKSSSPNLGTALAGKVAGLYIDTGNAAPGAENTGIRVRGTNTFNNSSALVVIDGIPDRAGGITRINPADIESISVLKDASAAIYGARAANGVILVTTKRGKVGAPEVKITTNYGLQSFTTTPDMLTGAEYMDLVNVLNVYKLPVGEWNAAHAGRGAPYVRSDNGETVNPTFTNDRIQQTAAGNDPWLYPDTDWMKEVTTRGAPIQRQNLQVSGGTEHVKYLASLGHLRQDVNFKNAPKGYTQYDLRLNLDAKINDHLSMNVGLYSRQEENYTATNSPGNVFNDLVRQYPWFPAFWPSGEYGPDIENGNNPAIRVTDGPGYTDRSTNYVQSNMGITFEVPGVEGLQLMSTISYDKMNYDYKNWNRPWTLYTWDGVNRNSSGLTAAQRGPGDPSLNQQHTTLTDFTASLNASYEKDFGNHYLKLLGGVTREESEQSFFGAFRRFFLSSDLAQLDLGGNEGQNSFGNGYETARLNYYGRLNYTYKNKYLVEGLFRYDGSYLFPENNRFGFFPGVSVGWVVSEESFIKKALPFIDYLKLRGSYGELGNDNVEPFQYLATYELSATGLGPVYTTAYESKVANPDISWETAVSQNAGIDLRTWNNKLTLGFDIYKNSRTDILTTPLKTLPEYSGIAAPAVNIGEFENTGYEITMGLNGANDSGFSYNLTFNFSDSNNKLVFFDEPDLADRPWQRETGGEIGRPLLYKFDGVFRTQAEIDAETLDYSGVTPLLKPGDARVRDISGDGKIGPEDKTRVGGSAFADTQFGWNTAINYKNLDFNMYWTGSAGGYNTYEWSFMSGTLANVQRDVRDRAWSLDNPDAYGPRLADRGDQWYSGQTDAYLITRDFFRLKTLEFGYSIDEDLIKQFGIKSLRISVSGTNLITITDFPFDPEVTQGGVDVGNTRNASGGAVNNGGAYPMLKTIMTGLQITF; this is encoded by the coding sequence ATGGAGAAAAAAACCTGGTTTTCTGTTCAAACAGAAATCATTCAAAGAGGGAAGCTCAAAGGAAAGCTTTTGGTTTTGATGTTTGCCATGGCGCTGAGCAGTGTGCAGGCATTTGCAAATTTTAGGACCGAGGAGCCAATTAATTTGGCTGAGGTACAACAAACTATTTCAGGGGTAGTATCCGATGCTAACGGACCATTGCCTGGGGCCAGTGTTGTGGTAAAAGGTACCACCAATGGTACCCAAACCGATTTTGATGGGAACTATACCCTCTCGGGTGTTGCCAACAATGCGGTGTTGATATTTAGCTATATTGGTTTTAAAACCCAGGAAGTAGCTGTTAATGGTCAATCTACAATAAGTGTTACCTTGGAAGAGGATGCAAGTCAGTTGGAGGAAGTAGTAGTAGTTGGTTACGGCACCCAGAAAAAGTCAACTTTAACTGGATCTGTAGCTACGGTAGGTGGGGAAGCACTGGAAAAATCTTCATCCCCCAACTTGGGAACGGCACTTGCGGGTAAGGTTGCCGGGCTGTACATTGATACTGGTAACGCTGCTCCGGGAGCGGAAAATACGGGGATTAGGGTGCGTGGTACCAATACCTTTAACAACTCTTCGGCCTTGGTGGTTATTGATGGTATCCCAGATAGGGCAGGAGGTATTACTAGGATCAACCCTGCCGATATAGAAAGCATCTCGGTACTTAAGGATGCCTCTGCGGCCATTTATGGAGCAAGGGCTGCGAATGGGGTAATCTTGGTAACTACCAAACGCGGTAAAGTGGGTGCGCCTGAGGTAAAAATTACCACTAATTATGGTCTGCAAAGTTTCACTACAACCCCTGATATGTTAACGGGTGCAGAATATATGGATTTGGTAAACGTACTTAATGTGTATAAATTACCCGTAGGGGAATGGAATGCTGCCCATGCCGGCAGAGGTGCACCATACGTAAGATCTGACAATGGTGAGACCGTGAATCCAACCTTTACCAACGATCGAATTCAACAGACGGCCGCAGGAAACGACCCATGGTTGTATCCAGATACCGATTGGATGAAGGAGGTAACTACAAGGGGAGCGCCTATTCAGCGTCAGAACCTACAGGTTTCCGGAGGTACGGAGCACGTTAAATATCTTGCCTCCTTAGGCCACTTGAGACAGGATGTAAACTTTAAAAATGCCCCAAAAGGGTATACACAGTACGATCTTAGGTTGAATCTAGATGCAAAGATCAATGATCATTTAAGTATGAATGTTGGACTTTATTCCCGTCAGGAGGAGAATTATACAGCTACCAATTCACCAGGGAATGTTTTCAACGATTTGGTAAGACAATATCCTTGGTTCCCGGCTTTCTGGCCTTCCGGTGAATATGGGCCTGATATTGAAAACGGTAACAACCCGGCTATAAGGGTTACGGATGGTCCTGGATATACAGATAGAAGCACCAACTATGTTCAAAGTAATATGGGAATAACTTTTGAAGTTCCTGGAGTGGAAGGCCTGCAGTTAATGAGTACCATTTCTTATGATAAAATGAATTATGATTACAAGAACTGGAATCGTCCATGGACGCTTTATACCTGGGATGGGGTAAATAGAAACTCCTCTGGTTTGACCGCCGCCCAGCGTGGTCCAGGTGATCCAAGTTTAAACCAACAGCATACTACTTTAACGGATTTTACGGCATCATTGAATGCCTCTTATGAGAAGGATTTTGGTAATCATTATCTTAAACTGCTGGGGGGTGTTACCCGTGAGGAATCCGAGCAGAGTTTCTTTGGAGCCTTCAGAAGGTTTTTCCTTTCCAGTGATTTGGCACAATTGGACTTAGGCGGTAATGAGGGGCAAAATAGCTTTGGAAATGGTTATGAGACCGCCCGTTTAAACTATTATGGCCGTCTAAATTATACCTACAAGAACAAGTATTTAGTTGAAGGTTTGTTTAGGTATGATGGTTCTTACCTATTCCCTGAAAATAATAGGTTTGGATTCTTTCCAGGAGTATCTGTAGGTTGGGTTGTTTCCGAAGAATCCTTCATTAAAAAGGCATTGCCTTTTATTGATTACTTAAAGCTAAGAGGTTCTTATGGAGAGTTGGGTAATGATAATGTGGAGCCTTTTCAGTATCTTGCAACCTATGAATTGTCTGCTACAGGTTTAGGTCCTGTTTATACTACGGCATATGAGAGCAAAGTGGCAAATCCCGATATTTCTTGGGAAACGGCCGTCTCACAAAACGCTGGTATCGATTTGAGAACCTGGAACAACAAATTAACACTTGGTTTTGATATCTACAAAAACTCAAGGACTGATATTTTAACCACCCCTTTAAAAACATTGCCGGAATATAGTGGTATTGCCGCACCGGCCGTAAACATAGGGGAGTTTGAAAACACTGGTTACGAGATTACCATGGGGCTTAACGGGGCAAATGATTCTGGGTTTAGTTATAATTTAACGTTTAACTTTAGTGATTCCAACAACAAGTTAGTATTCTTTGATGAGCCCGATTTAGCTGACAGGCCTTGGCAGCGTGAAACTGGCGGGGAGATTGGAAGACCTCTTCTTTATAAATTTGACGGGGTTTTTCGTACCCAGGCTGAAATTGATGCCGAAACCTTGGATTACAGTGGGGTAACTCCGCTGTTAAAGCCAGGTGATGCTAGAGTTCGGGATATTAGCGGTGATGGAAAGATAGGACCGGAGGACAAGACCCGAGTTGGGGGTAGTGCCTTTGCGGATACCCAATTTGGATGGAATACGGCGATTAATTATAAGAACTTGGACTTTAATATGTATTGGACAGGTTCGGCCGGTGGATACAATACGTACGAGTGGAGTTTTATGTCCGGTACCCTAGCCAATGTTCAACGGGATGTTCGTGATCGTGCCTGGTCCTTGGATAATCCAGATGCCTATGGTCCTAGACTGGCGGATCGTGGTGATCAATGGTATTCTGGACAAACTGATGCCTATCTTATAACCAGGGATTTTTTCCGGTTAAAAACCTTGGAATTTGGCTATAGTATAGATGAGGATTTAATTAAACAATTTGGAATTAAAAGTTTGCGTATTTCAGTGTCGGGTACTAACTTGATTACGATTACCGACTTCCCCTTTGATCCAGAGGTAACCCAGGGTGGTGTTGACGTAGGTAATACTAGGAATGCTAGTGGAGGAGCGGTCAATAATGGTGGTGCATACCCCATGTTGAAAACAATAATGACCGGATTGCAAATAACGTTTTAA
- a CDS encoding VOC family protein, translating into MKLGAFSISLNVKNINNSKAFYEKLGFSVFAGDITMNYLIMKNGNALVGLFQGMFPNNILTFNPGWDENATALPSFDDVRKIQAHLKSKNLKLEQEADEKSTGPASIMLTDPDGNQILIDQHV; encoded by the coding sequence TTGAAACTAGGTGCCTTTTCAATTAGTCTTAATGTTAAAAATATTAACAATTCCAAAGCATTTTATGAAAAACTCGGATTCTCCGTTTTCGCAGGGGATATCACCATGAATTATCTGATCATGAAAAATGGAAATGCCTTGGTGGGGCTATTTCAAGGCATGTTTCCTAACAACATCCTTACCTTTAATCCAGGCTGGGACGAGAACGCCACAGCTCTACCCTCTTTTGACGATGTTAGAAAAATTCAGGCCCATCTAAAAAGCAAAAATCTAAAATTGGAGCAGGAGGCAGATGAAAAATCGACCGGACCGGCAAGTATTATGCTGACGGATCCCGATGGCAACCAGATTTTGATAGACCAACATGTTTAA
- a CDS encoding DoxX family protein, with protein MAGQIAMAAMLLFTSLGHFMFTEGMAAMMPEFIPLKKEMVYFTGVMEILFAIGLLIPRLTTPTAWLLMLFFILILPANIKAAVENINYQTGELNGSGIDYLWFRVPLQIIFILWVYFTTLKKIE; from the coding sequence TTGGCCGGACAAATCGCCATGGCCGCTATGTTGCTTTTTACCTCTTTGGGACATTTTATGTTTACCGAAGGGATGGCCGCCATGATGCCAGAATTTATCCCCCTAAAAAAGGAAATGGTCTATTTTACTGGAGTCATGGAAATTCTATTTGCCATTGGATTGCTTATTCCAAGATTGACGACCCCTACGGCATGGTTGCTAATGCTATTTTTTATCCTCATACTTCCGGCCAATATTAAAGCGGCCGTGGAAAATATAAATTATCAGACCGGGGAACTGAATGGTAGCGGCATTGATTATTTGTGGTTCCGAGTGCCACTACAGATAATTTTTATCCTCTGGGTCTATTTCACCACTTTAAAAAAAATTGAATAG
- a CDS encoding serine hydrolase domain-containing protein, giving the protein MKKYLPIVLLLLISGCNKAKVAFNGQKDYAPNITEVQSQNIFAETKDFPNNTQLSLAIIKDGTTKFYGVKRENDTIFTINNHDGVFEIGSISKVFTATLLADMVVNNQLGLDDNINDYLEWPLKDGVEITFKQLSNHTSGLPRLPTNLLLDSVDLENPYKDYDDLKLKQYLTQELQLSQNPGEKSEYSNLGVGLLGFILSEIDSTSYENLLQSKICSKYNMGHTTTNRNLIKAQLINGLDVNGKETPNWDLNVLMGAGGIVSSVTDLSKFAQAQFNDSNQVLALTREPTFNLQANKADIGLGWFIQKKIEEDWIMHSGGTGGYRSHMVLDIANKNGVIILSNISAADKNSMNIDNLGTRLMGTLKKSHLMAQQ; this is encoded by the coding sequence ATGAAAAAATATCTTCCCATTGTATTGCTATTACTAATTAGTGGGTGCAACAAAGCCAAAGTAGCTTTTAACGGTCAAAAAGATTACGCTCCAAACATCACGGAAGTCCAGTCCCAAAATATTTTTGCGGAGACCAAAGACTTCCCAAACAATACCCAGTTGTCCTTAGCCATCATAAAGGACGGGACTACTAAATTCTATGGTGTAAAGCGTGAGAACGACACTATATTTACTATTAATAATCATGATGGGGTTTTTGAAATTGGCTCTATTTCCAAGGTATTTACAGCTACCTTATTGGCGGATATGGTGGTAAACAATCAACTTGGCCTGGATGACAATATCAACGATTATTTGGAATGGCCTTTAAAAGATGGTGTAGAAATAACCTTTAAACAGTTGTCCAATCATACCTCAGGACTTCCAAGACTGCCTACCAACCTTCTATTGGATTCGGTGGACCTGGAGAATCCATATAAGGACTACGATGATCTAAAATTGAAACAATATTTGACCCAAGAGCTACAACTCAGCCAAAATCCAGGGGAGAAATCGGAATATTCCAACCTGGGCGTAGGATTGTTGGGTTTTATTTTGAGTGAAATAGATAGTACCTCCTATGAAAACCTACTCCAGTCCAAAATATGTAGTAAGTACAATATGGGCCATACTACAACAAATAGAAACCTTATTAAGGCCCAACTGATCAATGGCCTGGATGTAAATGGCAAAGAAACTCCCAACTGGGATTTAAATGTTCTAATGGGTGCTGGCGGGATTGTATCTTCGGTTACCGACTTGTCAAAATTTGCGCAAGCGCAATTCAATGATTCCAACCAAGTATTGGCATTGACCAGAGAACCTACCTTTAACCTACAGGCCAATAAAGCCGATATTGGATTGGGCTGGTTCATTCAAAAGAAAATAGAGGAGGACTGGATTATGCATAGCGGTGGAACTGGGGGCTATAGATCCCATATGGTTCTTGATATAGCGAACAAAAATGGCGTAATTATTCTCTCCAATATTTCAGCCGCAGATAAAAACAGTATGAACATCGATAACCTTGGCACACGCCTAATGGGAACACTTAAAAAATCCCATTTAATGGCCCAACAATAA
- a CDS encoding sulfatase family protein: MNHFFIPFLLFLSVSSTAYAQKEKLNIIVFIADDVSWDDLGCYGNTQVKTPNIDQLAKNGLKFDNFYLTASSCSPSRNSIITGRYPHNTGAAELHTTPPLNMVSFPELLRNNNYYSVMAGKFHMGPYARRGFDMMFEHRNENGDGGEESWLNSLKKRPKTKPFFMWFASYDAHRDWGPNKFSGTHQPNQLEPPFYLSNGDETKADLAKYYDEISRFDFYIGEVVKELKSQKELDNTLIIIMSDNGRPFPHSKTRVNDRGMKTPFVMHWPNGIKNKNTSSKSLISAVDIAPTILTLAGIDSPDHFQGHSFDRLLTEPDLPFRNYLFAEHNWHDYEAHERMVRNENYMYILNSRPMQPQNGPLDAVGSPSFKELEILKDQGQLSAIQADVFMAPRPHEELYDYSRDPLQLLNVASLPEYAETLKSMRNILSEWMTETGDNIPKNLTKDWYLKEAGLIKTEFHNIRGEMPGQKLNATKNNAKGAF; the protein is encoded by the coding sequence ATGAACCATTTTTTTATTCCTTTTCTCTTATTTCTATCCGTTAGCAGTACAGCCTATGCACAAAAAGAAAAACTGAACATCATAGTTTTTATAGCTGATGATGTTAGCTGGGACGACCTTGGTTGTTACGGGAACACACAGGTTAAAACCCCGAACATTGACCAACTTGCAAAAAACGGATTAAAGTTTGATAATTTCTATTTAACGGCAAGCTCATGTAGCCCCAGCAGAAATTCCATAATTACAGGGAGATACCCACATAATACCGGAGCTGCCGAATTACATACCACGCCTCCCTTAAACATGGTATCCTTTCCTGAGTTATTGAGGAACAACAACTATTATTCGGTCATGGCCGGGAAGTTTCATATGGGCCCTTATGCCAGACGTGGATTTGATATGATGTTTGAGCATCGCAATGAGAATGGGGATGGGGGTGAAGAAAGTTGGCTAAACTCCCTTAAGAAAAGACCAAAAACCAAACCCTTTTTTATGTGGTTCGCATCCTATGATGCCCACCGGGATTGGGGACCCAACAAATTTTCGGGAACACACCAACCCAACCAATTGGAACCCCCATTCTATTTATCCAATGGAGACGAAACAAAAGCCGATTTGGCCAAATACTATGACGAAATTTCAAGGTTCGATTTCTATATTGGAGAGGTGGTCAAGGAACTGAAATCACAAAAGGAGCTGGACAATACCTTAATAATTATTATGTCCGATAATGGACGGCCATTTCCCCACAGTAAGACAAGGGTCAATGACCGTGGTATGAAGACTCCCTTTGTTATGCATTGGCCCAACGGAATAAAAAATAAAAATACCTCGAGTAAAAGCCTAATAAGTGCCGTGGATATCGCCCCCACAATATTGACACTTGCGGGCATTGATAGCCCCGACCATTTTCAGGGCCATAGTTTCGACCGACTTCTAACCGAACCAGACCTCCCTTTCCGCAATTATCTTTTTGCCGAGCACAATTGGCACGACTATGAAGCTCACGAGCGTATGGTCAGGAACGAAAATTATATGTATATATTAAATTCGAGACCCATGCAACCACAAAACGGACCGTTGGATGCCGTGGGCAGTCCGTCCTTTAAGGAATTGGAAATCTTAAAAGACCAAGGACAACTTTCTGCCATACAGGCAGATGTGTTTATGGCACCCAGACCCCATGAAGAACTTTATGATTACAGTAGGGACCCCCTACAATTGCTCAATGTGGCCTCGCTACCCGAGTACGCGGAAACACTAAAAAGCATGAGAAATATTTTAAGCGAGTGGATGACGGAAACTGGAGATAATATCCCCAAAAACCTAACCAAGGACTGGTATCTTAAAGAAGCCGGATTAATAAAAACGGAGTTTCATAATATTAGGGGAGAAATGCCCGGTCAGAAGTTAAATGCTACAAAAAATAATGCAAAAGGGGCATTTTAG
- a CDS encoding putative quinol monooxygenase → MSNKQLTITASILAKTEKREFVKQALLKLIPPTLKEEGCLNYDLHQDNENPDRFFFYENWNSYDHWQQHNNSAHIAAHRKATEGAVVEVIIGQLTPVS, encoded by the coding sequence ATGAGCAACAAGCAATTGACCATCACCGCCAGTATTTTGGCAAAAACCGAAAAACGCGAATTTGTAAAGCAAGCCCTATTAAAACTTATACCTCCTACCCTTAAGGAGGAAGGCTGCCTAAACTATGATCTGCACCAGGACAATGAAAACCCTGATCGTTTTTTCTTCTATGAAAATTGGAACAGTTATGACCATTGGCAACAACATAACAACAGTGCACATATAGCAGCACACAGAAAGGCTACCGAAGGCGCCGTAGTGGAAGTAATTATAGGTCAGTTAACTCCGGTTAGTTAA
- a CDS encoding Gfo/Idh/MocA family protein produces the protein MKKYATLSLCFILLTLTSALAQKEPIKLGVVGLTHGHVGWILNREANEDIIMVGIVETDRNLAQRLSEKHGFPMEMVFNTMEEMIAAVKPEAVAGFGNIYDHLAIVEACAPKGIHVMVEKPLAVSLDHAKKMEALAKKHKIHLLTNYETSWYPTNVKAYELLHKGTIGALRKVIVRDGHKGPKKIGVSPEFLNFLTDPKLNGGGAIMDFGCYGANLMTWIQQGKRPNSVTAVTQQLQPENNPKVDDDATIILTYDSAMAILEPSWNWPIGRKDMEIYGEKGAIYADNRHDLRLRISEGYSGYDEETFKLGERDAPYDEPFALFASVIRGETTLDRYDPYTLENNMITMEILEAAVQSSKSQRTIQLKK, from the coding sequence ATGAAAAAATACGCTACACTATCCCTTTGTTTCATTCTATTGACGCTTACGAGCGCTTTGGCCCAAAAAGAACCAATAAAATTGGGAGTGGTTGGCCTTACCCATGGGCATGTTGGCTGGATATTAAATAGGGAAGCCAATGAGGATATCATTATGGTAGGTATTGTAGAAACCGATCGAAATCTGGCCCAGCGTTTATCGGAAAAGCACGGCTTTCCCATGGAAATGGTATTTAATACCATGGAGGAAATGATCGCTGCAGTTAAGCCCGAGGCCGTAGCCGGCTTTGGTAACATTTACGACCACCTTGCCATTGTGGAAGCCTGCGCTCCCAAAGGCATCCATGTAATGGTAGAAAAACCCTTGGCCGTTAGCTTGGATCACGCCAAAAAGATGGAGGCCCTTGCCAAAAAACATAAGATTCATCTTCTCACCAATTATGAAACCTCTTGGTATCCCACCAATGTAAAGGCCTATGAACTGCTCCATAAGGGCACTATAGGCGCTCTTAGAAAGGTTATTGTAAGGGACGGACACAAGGGGCCGAAAAAAATTGGGGTGAGCCCCGAATTTTTAAATTTCCTGACCGATCCCAAACTCAATGGAGGTGGTGCCATTATGGACTTTGGGTGCTACGGAGCCAACCTTATGACCTGGATACAACAAGGCAAAAGGCCCAACTCGGTTACCGCAGTAACCCAACAGCTACAGCCAGAGAACAACCCCAAGGTCGACGATGATGCAACCATAATACTTACCTATGATAGTGCCATGGCTATTCTGGAGCCTTCATGGAACTGGCCTATTGGCCGTAAGGATATGGAGATCTATGGAGAAAAAGGAGCAATATATGCCGATAACAGACATGACCTGCGATTACGGATTTCGGAAGGATACAGTGGTTATGATGAGGAAACTTTTAAACTAGGGGAAAGGGATGCCCCTTATGACGAACCCTTCGCCCTGTTCGCTTCCGTGATTAGAGGAGAAACCACCTTGGATAGGTACGACCCCTATACTTTGGAAAACAATATGATTACCATGGAAATCTTGGAGGCTGCCGTTCAAAGTTCAAAATCGCAACGCACCATCCAACTTAAAAAATAA
- a CDS encoding amidohydrolase family protein — MRITILLPVVLFAITGFAQNKLPIIDMHLHALPAALNGPPPTAICAPPEEMPVHDPAKSWAEGFNQYLKNPKCENAVWGPVTDKEVMDNTLEILEKNNIYGVTSGSLIDDYMSVGGDRIIPALHFNFFMTDKTPEKVREFLSSGKYKVFAEVAIQYNGVSPSDLRFDPYAKIAEELDIPIGIHLGTGPPGAAYLPGVGNYRAKLHSPLVVEELLMRHPKLRIYLMHAGYPMIDDLLAVLWTHPQVYVDVGVICFAIPRKAFHEYLRRIFDAGFGKRVMFGSDQMNWPKTIEVGLEAINTADFLDIQQKRDILYNNAAKFLRLSDEEIAIHHGKKTD; from the coding sequence ATGAGGATTACGATTCTTTTACCTGTGGTGCTTTTTGCAATTACAGGTTTTGCCCAGAACAAACTCCCTATAATAGATATGCACTTGCATGCCCTCCCTGCTGCACTTAACGGACCGCCGCCTACTGCCATCTGTGCGCCTCCGGAAGAAATGCCCGTTCATGACCCTGCAAAATCCTGGGCAGAGGGCTTCAATCAATATCTCAAAAATCCCAAATGCGAAAATGCAGTGTGGGGCCCCGTAACCGATAAAGAAGTTATGGACAATACCTTGGAGATTTTAGAAAAAAACAATATTTATGGAGTAACCAGCGGGTCCTTGATAGATGATTATATGTCCGTTGGTGGAGATCGTATAATACCAGCATTACATTTCAATTTTTTTATGACCGATAAGACTCCAGAAAAAGTACGGGAATTCCTGTCGTCTGGAAAATACAAGGTATTTGCTGAAGTAGCCATCCAATATAACGGTGTTTCGCCCAGTGACCTAAGATTTGATCCTTATGCCAAAATTGCCGAAGAATTGGACATTCCCATAGGAATACATTTGGGTACCGGACCTCCCGGTGCGGCCTACCTACCGGGAGTTGGGAATTACAGGGCCAAACTACACAGTCCCTTAGTGGTAGAAGAACTGCTAATGCGCCATCCAAAACTAAGAATCTATTTAATGCATGCAGGGTATCCTATGATAGATGATCTTTTGGCCGTGCTTTGGACCCATCCGCAGGTTTATGTTGATGTAGGGGTAATTTGTTTCGCTATTCCCAGGAAAGCCTTTCACGAATATCTTAGACGTATTTTTGATGCAGGATTTGGAAAAAGGGTAATGTTTGGGTCGGACCAAATGAATTGGCCCAAAACTATAGAGGTTGGTCTAGAAGCTATCAACACAGCTGATTTTCTGGATATCCAACAAAAAAGGGACATTCTTTATAACAATGCAGCAAAATTTCTCCGCCTTAGTGATGAGGAAATTGCCATACATCACGGAAAAAAAACTGATTAA
- a CDS encoding FoF1 ATP synthase subunit delta/epsilon gives MYLEIVSPEATLFAGEVTAVTVPGIDGEFQMLNNHAPIVSLLQEGKVRIKGNVVMDEVYGDKFSKASNGDTILAISSGTVEMKNNKVIVLAD, from the coding sequence ATGTATCTAGAAATTGTATCACCAGAGGCTACTTTGTTTGCCGGAGAAGTTACTGCAGTAACGGTTCCTGGAATTGATGGTGAATTTCAAATGTTGAACAACCACGCCCCTATCGTTTCCCTGCTACAAGAAGGAAAGGTAAGGATAAAGGGTAATGTAGTAATGGACGAAGTTTATGGGGACAAATTTTCCAAAGCTTCCAATGGCGACACCATCCTTGCAATTAGCAGTGGTACTGTTGAAATGAAGAACAATAAAGTAATAGTACTGGCAGATTAA
- the atpD gene encoding F0F1 ATP synthase subunit beta yields MSKVTGKVSQIIGPVVDVEFQSGADLPKIYDSLEIINKDGSKLILEVQSHVGENTVRTISMDSTDGLSRGVAVEATGSAIQMPIGDDVYGRLFNVIGDAIDGLGDLPKAGKDGLPIHRDAPKFEDLSTSTEVLFTGIKVIDLIEPYAKGGKIGLFGGAGVGKTVLIQELINNIAKGHGGLSVFAGVGERTREGNDLLREMLESGIIKYGDDFLHSMEEGGWDLSKVDKKVMKDSKATFVFGQMNEPPGARARVALSGLTIAEYFRDGAGEGQGKDVLFFVDNIFRFTQAGSEVSALLGRMPSAVGYQPTLATEMGAMQERITSTKRGSITSVQAVYVPADDLTDPAPATTFAHLDATTVLSRKIAELGIYPAVDPLDSTSRILTAEILGKDHYACAQRVKELLQRYKELQDIIAILGMEELSEEDKLAVGRARRVQRFLSQPFHVAEQFTGIPGVLVDIKETIKGFNMIMDGELDHLPESAFNLKGTIEEAIEAGEKMLAEA; encoded by the coding sequence ATGTCTAAAGTTACAGGTAAAGTTTCCCAAATCATCGGCCCGGTAGTTGATGTTGAATTTCAGTCCGGAGCGGACCTTCCCAAGATTTATGATTCTTTGGAAATCATTAATAAAGATGGTTCCAAGTTGATTTTGGAAGTACAGTCCCATGTAGGTGAAAATACGGTAAGGACTATTTCTATGGATTCTACAGATGGATTAAGTAGGGGAGTTGCCGTTGAAGCAACAGGAAGCGCAATCCAGATGCCAATAGGTGACGATGTATATGGTCGTCTATTTAATGTAATTGGAGATGCGATTGATGGTCTTGGGGATTTGCCCAAAGCTGGTAAAGACGGTCTTCCAATTCACAGGGATGCTCCTAAATTTGAGGATTTATCTACTTCTACGGAAGTATTGTTTACTGGAATTAAAGTAATCGATTTGATAGAGCCTTATGCAAAAGGTGGTAAGATTGGTTTATTTGGTGGTGCGGGTGTTGGTAAAACGGTACTTATCCAAGAATTGATCAACAACATTGCAAAAGGACATGGTGGACTTTCTGTATTCGCAGGAGTTGGGGAACGTACCCGTGAAGGGAACGATTTGCTTCGCGAGATGTTGGAGTCCGGTATTATAAAATACGGGGATGATTTCTTGCATTCTATGGAAGAAGGCGGATGGGATTTATCCAAAGTAGATAAAAAAGTAATGAAGGATTCCAAAGCGACATTCGTTTTTGGACAAATGAACGAACCTCCTGGAGCACGTGCACGTGTGGCCTTGTCTGGTTTGACAATTGCAGAATATTTCCGTGATGGTGCAGGTGAAGGCCAAGGAAAGGATGTTCTATTCTTCGTAGATAATATATTCCGTTTTACGCAAGCAGGTTCCGAGGTATCGGCCCTTTTAGGACGTATGCCATCAGCGGTAGGTTACCAACCAACTTTGGCAACAGAAATGGGCGCCATGCAGGAGCGTATTACATCAACCAAAAGAGGTTCCATTACTTCCGTACAGGCGGTATACGTACCTGCGGATGATTTAACGGATCCAGCTCCGGCAACAACCTTTGCCCACTTGGATGCTACTACGGTATTGTCACGTAAAATTGCTGAGTTGGGTATTTATCCAGCGGTGGATCCTTTGGATTCAACTTCAAGGATTTTGACCGCCGAAATTTTAGGGAAAGATCATTACGCCTGTGCCCAAAGGGTAAAGGAGTTATTGCAACGTTATAAAGAACTTCAGGATATTATTGCCATCTTGGGGATGGAAGAATTGTCCGAAGAGGATAAATTGGCCGTAGGTAGGGCAAGACGTGTACAACGTTTCCTTTCCCAGCCATTCCACGTAGCGGAGCAATTTACAGGTATCCCAGGGGTATTGGTAGATATTAAGGAAACTATTAAAGGATTTAATATGATTATGGATGGCGAGTTGGATCATCTTCCAGAATCTGCTTTTAACCTTAAAGGTACCATAGAAGAGGCTATTGAAGCTGGAGAGAAAATGCTTGCTGAAGCGTAA